Proteins encoded together in one Micromonospora auratinigra window:
- a CDS encoding anti-sigma factor produces MQHLDHDRLVFLALGESEAEGGESTHLADCVPCRSELETLQHVAGLGADTQGLADLPAPPEHLWQGILAEVRAAEELPSLTDRRGPRPPADPTAPTGTAAAPLGSRRSRNRWPRWATTAVTATAAAALGVIGTLTVLRPAAEPPQPQPAILASANLAAYGSTPKDASGAARVLGDNQLHLHVANLPAVPGYYEVWLIDPRTMKMFSIGTLSKSSGDELLPMPRNVDMRKYSVVDISAEQYDNNTRHSGDSLLRGTLTG; encoded by the coding sequence GTGCAGCACCTGGACCACGACCGGCTGGTCTTTCTGGCGCTCGGTGAGAGCGAGGCGGAAGGTGGTGAGTCCACCCACCTCGCCGACTGCGTACCGTGCCGGAGCGAGCTGGAGACGCTTCAGCACGTCGCCGGCCTGGGGGCGGACACCCAGGGCCTGGCCGACCTGCCCGCGCCGCCCGAGCACCTCTGGCAGGGCATCCTCGCCGAGGTCCGGGCCGCCGAGGAGCTGCCCTCGCTGACCGACCGGCGTGGGCCCCGTCCCCCGGCCGACCCGACCGCGCCCACCGGTACGGCCGCCGCGCCGCTGGGGTCCCGCCGGTCGCGCAACCGCTGGCCCCGGTGGGCCACCACGGCGGTCACCGCCACGGCGGCCGCCGCGCTCGGGGTGATCGGCACGCTGACCGTGCTCCGGCCCGCCGCCGAGCCGCCGCAGCCGCAACCGGCCATACTGGCCAGCGCCAACCTGGCCGCGTACGGGTCGACGCCGAAGGACGCCTCCGGGGCGGCCCGGGTGCTCGGCGACAACCAGTTGCACCTGCACGTGGCGAACCTGCCGGCGGTGCCCGGCTACTACGAGGTCTGGCTGATCGATCCCCGGACCATGAAGATGTTCTCGATCGGTACGCTGAGCAAGAGCTCGGGCGACGAGTTGCTGCCGATGCCCCGTAACGTGGACATGCGGAAGTACTCGGTGGTCGACATCTCGGCCGAGCAGTACGACAACAACACCCGCCACTCCGGCGACAGCCTGCTGAGGGGCACCCTGACGGGCTGA
- a CDS encoding RNA polymerase sigma factor — protein sequence MTAVRQGPEPPVDDELAARFRAGDETALREAYDRYGRAVLHLATSTLANRSDAEDVTQATFVAAWLGRETFDPGKGSLVGWLLGIGRRKVIDRIRAAARETRVVETVKQLPEPVATGPDPDTVVDRLVVADELARLPDEQRRMLELAFYDDLTHQQIATVTGVPLGTVKSHIRRGMQSLKRRWEVDGAAPGPRPAGLSGAR from the coding sequence GTGACGGCGGTACGGCAGGGACCCGAGCCGCCGGTCGACGACGAGCTCGCGGCACGGTTCCGCGCCGGTGACGAGACCGCGCTGCGGGAGGCGTACGACCGGTACGGCCGGGCGGTGCTGCATCTGGCGACCAGCACGCTGGCCAACCGCAGCGACGCCGAGGACGTGACCCAGGCGACGTTCGTCGCCGCCTGGCTGGGCCGGGAGACGTTCGACCCCGGCAAGGGATCGCTGGTCGGCTGGCTGCTCGGGATCGGGCGGCGCAAGGTGATCGACCGGATCCGGGCCGCGGCCCGGGAGACCCGGGTGGTCGAGACGGTCAAGCAGCTGCCCGAGCCGGTGGCGACCGGCCCCGACCCGGACACCGTGGTCGACCGGCTGGTGGTCGCCGACGAGCTGGCCAGACTCCCCGACGAGCAACGACGGATGCTGGAGCTGGCGTTCTACGACGACCTGACACACCAGCAGATCGCGACCGTGACCGGAGTGCCGCTCGGGACGGTCAAGAGCCACATCCGACGCGGCATGCAGAGCCTGAAGCGCAGATGGGAGGTGGACGGTGCAGCACCTGGACCACGACCGGCTGGTCTTTCTGGCGCTCGGTGA
- a CDS encoding GNAT family N-acetyltransferase: MIDLDARALRDAYDHQVRPELPDPLPAGVTVQRDGPLHLVLGLDQRGFITYRDLGGLAGAELDALIARQVEFFRARGEGVEWKLAGHDQPADLADRLRAAGFVPEDLETVVVGPVAALAAAVPVLPEGVRLREVTAREDLARIAAMEEAVWHSDRSHLVHGLAREVEADPQSITIVVAEAGETVVSAGWIRYQRGTGFASLWGGSTLPEWRRKGIYRALVAYRARLAEQRGKTLVQVDCSPDSRPILERLGLVAVTTTTPYVYTP; encoded by the coding sequence ATGATCGATCTTGACGCACGCGCCCTGCGCGACGCCTACGACCACCAGGTCCGCCCGGAGCTGCCCGACCCGCTGCCGGCCGGTGTCACCGTGCAGCGGGACGGGCCGTTGCACCTTGTCCTCGGCCTGGACCAGCGCGGCTTCATCACCTATCGCGACCTGGGCGGCCTGGCCGGCGCCGAGCTGGACGCGCTGATCGCCCGGCAGGTCGAGTTCTTCCGGGCCCGGGGCGAGGGGGTCGAGTGGAAGCTGGCCGGTCACGACCAGCCCGCCGACCTCGCCGACCGGCTGCGGGCCGCCGGCTTCGTCCCCGAGGACCTGGAGACCGTCGTGGTCGGCCCGGTCGCGGCGCTCGCCGCCGCCGTCCCGGTGCTGCCCGAGGGGGTACGCCTGCGCGAGGTCACCGCCCGGGAGGACCTGGCGCGGATCGCCGCGATGGAGGAGGCGGTCTGGCACTCCGACCGCAGCCACCTGGTGCACGGTCTGGCCCGGGAGGTCGAGGCCGACCCGCAGTCGATCACGATCGTGGTGGCCGAGGCGGGGGAGACGGTGGTCAGTGCCGGCTGGATCCGCTACCAGCGGGGCACCGGCTTCGCCAGCCTGTGGGGCGGCTCGACGCTGCCCGAGTGGCGCAGGAAGGGCATCTACCGGGCGCTGGTGGCGTACCGGGCGCGGCTGGCCGAGCAGCGGGGCAAGACGCTGGTGCAGGTGGACTGCTCGCCGGACAGCCGGCCGATCCTGGAGCGGCTCGGGCTCGTTGCGGTCACCACCACCACCCCGTACGTCTACACTCCGTGA
- a CDS encoding DUF4397 domain-containing protein, which yields MQFAMFRRVAAGGAVAALTFAGVGAATMSPAYAASSKVSVVHGIPDTPVDVYVNGKKTLDNFKPGDVAGPLTLPEGEYDIALTKPGEAVDKAILKVDDAKVPGGANISLAAHLSADGKPEITPFVNDVSKVGAGKARLIVRHTAAAPAVDVRAGGKPVFEGLTNPKEAKADVAAGTVKADVVLAGTDTVAIGPADLNLKEGTATIVYAIGSAKDKNLKLVAQTITGLHSAPGGVPSGNGGQAGTGVDTWWYVLAGAGVLLLVGGGARVATARTGRR from the coding sequence ATGCAGTTCGCCATGTTCCGTCGGGTCGCCGCGGGCGGCGCGGTGGCCGCCCTGACCTTCGCCGGCGTCGGCGCCGCCACCATGAGCCCGGCCTACGCCGCCTCGTCCAAGGTGTCGGTGGTACACGGCATCCCGGACACCCCGGTCGACGTGTACGTCAACGGCAAGAAGACGCTGGACAACTTCAAGCCGGGCGACGTCGCCGGCCCGCTGACCCTGCCGGAGGGCGAGTACGACATCGCGCTGACCAAGCCCGGCGAGGCGGTCGACAAGGCGATCCTCAAGGTCGACGACGCCAAGGTGCCGGGTGGGGCGAACATCAGCCTCGCCGCCCACCTGAGCGCCGACGGCAAGCCGGAGATCACCCCGTTCGTCAACGACGTCTCCAAGGTCGGCGCCGGCAAGGCCCGGCTGATCGTCCGGCACACCGCCGCCGCCCCGGCCGTCGACGTGCGGGCCGGTGGCAAGCCGGTCTTCGAGGGCCTGACCAACCCCAAGGAGGCCAAGGCCGACGTGGCGGCCGGCACCGTCAAGGCCGACGTGGTGCTCGCCGGCACCGACACCGTGGCGATCGGCCCGGCGGACCTGAACCTCAAGGAGGGCACCGCGACGATCGTCTACGCGATCGGCTCGGCCAAGGACAAGAACCTGAAGCTGGTCGCCCAGACCATCACCGGGCTGCACTCGGCCCCGGGCGGCGTGCCGAGCGGTAACGGCGGCCAGGCCGGCACCGGCGTGGACACCTGGTGGTACGTGCTGGCCGGCGCCGGCGTGCTGCTGCTGGTCGGCGGCGGGGCGCGGGTGGCCACCGCCCGGACCGGTCGCCGGTGA
- a CDS encoding YidH family protein gives MWQTIRRWFDPHELRSVGSTPDYRFSLANERTFLAWLRTGLALIAGGLAAAQFLPRLPLAHLREVIAVVLLLLGATVAVRAVDHWARTERAIRLDEELPASRFPAVLALIVALGALLLVLAVLVRGIG, from the coding sequence GTGTGGCAGACGATCAGGCGGTGGTTCGACCCGCACGAGCTGAGGTCCGTGGGCAGCACGCCCGACTACCGCTTCTCGCTCGCCAACGAACGCACGTTCCTGGCCTGGCTGCGTACCGGCCTGGCGCTGATCGCCGGCGGGCTGGCCGCCGCGCAGTTCCTGCCCCGGCTGCCCCTGGCCCACCTGCGCGAGGTGATCGCCGTGGTGCTGCTGCTGCTGGGCGCCACCGTCGCGGTCCGGGCGGTGGACCACTGGGCACGTACCGAACGGGCCATCCGGCTCGACGAGGAGCTGCCGGCGTCCCGGTTCCCGGCCGTGCTGGCGCTGATCGTCGCGCTCGGCGCGCTGCTGCTGGTGCTCGCCGTGCTGGTCCGGGGCATCGGGTGA
- a CDS encoding electron transfer flavoprotein subunit beta/FixA family protein, whose protein sequence is MNIVVLVKQVPDSGADRNLRSDDNTVDRGSANNVINEMDEYAIEEALKIKEAHGGEVTILTMGPDRATESIRKALSMGPDKAVHVVDDALHGSCAVATSKVLAAALGQLGADLVICGAESTDGRVQVMPHMIAERLGVAALTGARKLTVDGATLTVERQTEEGYEVVTASTPAVVSVWDTINEPRYPSFKGIMAAKKKPVQTLSLGDLGVAPAEVGLDGATSAVLEHTKRPPRSGGEKITDEGEGGVKLVEFLATEKFV, encoded by the coding sequence ATGAACATCGTCGTACTCGTCAAGCAGGTGCCCGATTCGGGCGCGGACCGCAACCTGCGATCTGACGACAACACCGTCGACCGCGGTTCGGCGAACAACGTCATCAACGAGATGGACGAGTACGCCATCGAAGAGGCGTTGAAGATCAAGGAGGCGCACGGCGGCGAGGTGACCATCCTGACCATGGGTCCGGACCGGGCCACCGAGTCGATCCGCAAGGCGCTCTCCATGGGGCCGGACAAGGCCGTGCACGTGGTGGACGACGCCCTGCACGGGTCCTGCGCCGTGGCCACCTCGAAGGTGCTCGCCGCCGCCCTCGGTCAGCTGGGCGCCGACCTGGTGATCTGCGGGGCCGAGTCGACCGACGGTCGGGTCCAGGTCATGCCGCACATGATCGCCGAGCGGCTGGGCGTGGCCGCCCTCACCGGCGCGCGCAAGCTCACCGTCGACGGCGCCACCCTGACCGTCGAGCGGCAGACCGAGGAGGGCTACGAGGTGGTCACCGCCTCGACCCCGGCCGTGGTCTCCGTCTGGGACACCATCAACGAGCCGCGCTACCCGTCCTTCAAGGGCATCATGGCGGCCAAGAAGAAGCCGGTGCAGACGCTCTCCCTGGGTGACCTCGGGGTCGCCCCCGCCGAGGTGGGCCTCGACGGCGCGACCAGCGCCGTGCTGGAGCACACCAAGCGCCCGCCGCGCTCCGGCGGCGAGAAGATCACCGACGAGGGCGAGGGCGGCGTGAAGCTGGTCGAGTTCCTCGCCACCGAGAAGTTCGTGTGA
- a CDS encoding electron transfer flavoprotein subunit alpha/FixB family protein — protein MSEVLVVVEATREFGVKKVTLEMLTLARELGTPSAVVLGGAGAAEALSGKLGEYGAEKIYAAEGEEIDGYLVAPKATVVAELVRRVQPAAVLFASSQEGKEIAARVAVKLDNGILTDVVGLAADGTATQVAFAGSTIVKSKVTKGLPLVTVRPNSLNPTPAAATPAVEQLTVSTTDADKLAKVVERVAEQKGSRPELTEASIVVSGGRGVGNADNFKLVEELADLLGGAVGASRAAVDSGYYPHQFQVGQTGKTVSPQLYVALGISGAIQHRAGMQTSKTIVAVNKDGEAPIFELADYGVVGDLFKVVPQAAEEIRKRK, from the coding sequence ATGTCTGAGGTTCTCGTCGTCGTCGAAGCCACCCGGGAATTCGGCGTCAAGAAGGTCACCCTGGAGATGCTCACCCTCGCCCGCGAGCTGGGCACCCCGAGCGCGGTCGTGCTCGGTGGCGCCGGCGCCGCCGAGGCGCTGAGCGGCAAGCTCGGCGAGTACGGCGCGGAGAAGATCTACGCCGCCGAGGGCGAGGAGATCGACGGCTACCTGGTGGCCCCCAAGGCCACCGTGGTCGCCGAGCTGGTCCGGCGGGTACAGCCGGCGGCCGTGCTCTTCGCCTCCTCCCAGGAGGGCAAGGAGATCGCCGCCCGGGTCGCCGTCAAGCTCGACAACGGCATCCTGACCGACGTGGTCGGCCTGGCCGCCGACGGCACCGCCACCCAGGTCGCCTTCGCCGGCTCGACCATCGTCAAGTCCAAGGTCACCAAGGGCCTGCCGCTGGTCACCGTCCGGCCGAACTCGCTCAACCCGACCCCGGCGGCGGCCACCCCGGCCGTCGAGCAGCTCACCGTGTCGACCACCGACGCGGACAAGCTGGCCAAGGTCGTCGAGCGGGTCGCCGAGCAGAAGGGCTCCCGCCCTGAGCTGACCGAGGCCTCGATCGTCGTCTCCGGCGGTCGCGGCGTCGGCAACGCCGACAACTTCAAGCTGGTCGAGGAGCTGGCCGACCTGCTCGGCGGCGCGGTCGGCGCGTCCCGCGCGGCGGTCGACTCCGGCTACTACCCGCACCAGTTCCAGGTCGGCCAGACCGGCAAGACGGTCTCCCCGCAGCTGTACGTCGCGCTCGGCATCTCCGGCGCGATCCAGCACCGGGCCGGCATGCAGACCTCGAAGACCATCGTCGCGGTGAACAAGGACGGCGAGGCGCCGATCTTCGAGCTGGCCGACTACGGCGTGGTCGGCGACCTGTTCAAGGTCGTCCCGCAGGCCGCCGAGGAGATCCGCAAGCGCAAGTGA
- a CDS encoding DUF202 domain-containing protein, translating into MSRDPGLQPERTRLAWRRTLLALTGVTVLELRLAFTGDRGDALLAGVAVAGWLTVLGLDWRRATGTGTRRGHRWSFPLTALAAAGLALLGVLHVLRGLR; encoded by the coding sequence GTGAGCCGCGACCCGGGACTCCAGCCGGAACGCACCCGGCTGGCCTGGCGGCGCACCCTGCTGGCGCTCACCGGGGTGACCGTGCTGGAGCTGCGGTTGGCGTTCACCGGTGACCGGGGCGACGCGCTGCTGGCCGGCGTCGCGGTGGCCGGCTGGCTGACCGTCCTCGGGCTCGACTGGCGGCGGGCCACCGGCACCGGAACCCGGCGCGGGCACCGCTGGTCGTTCCCGCTGACCGCGCTGGCCGCCGCGGGGCTGGCCCTGCTCGGCGTGCTGCACGTGCTGCGCGGGCTGCGCTGA